A section of the Gemmatimonadaceae bacterium genome encodes:
- a CDS encoding ABC transporter ATP-binding protein yields the protein MLRLDHVTKSYAVGKPNAIEVLHDISLTLHAGEFVALIGPSGSGKSTLLNIIGLLDRPTSGRLWLHGADTGTLDDAALTTLRNEQIGFVFQQSYLLSAFTAIENVMMPMLLKHEFPTAAMRAHAATLLETMGLAAWADHPSVNLSGGQKQRVAIARALAMDPTLILADEPTGNLDSRAADNVFALMRTVNQERRTTFLIVTHNEALAARCDRIVEVVDGRLTAAVA from the coding sequence GTGCTCCGCCTGGACCACGTCACCAAGTCGTACGCCGTCGGGAAGCCGAACGCGATCGAGGTGCTGCACGACATCAGCCTCACGCTGCATGCGGGTGAGTTCGTGGCGCTCATCGGGCCGTCGGGATCGGGCAAGAGCACGCTGCTCAACATCATCGGCCTGCTCGACCGGCCGACCAGCGGGCGGCTGTGGCTGCACGGGGCCGACACGGGCACCCTCGACGACGCCGCGCTGACCACGCTCCGCAACGAGCAGATCGGCTTCGTGTTCCAGCAGTCGTACCTGCTCTCGGCCTTCACGGCGATCGAGAACGTGATGATGCCGATGCTGCTGAAGCACGAGTTCCCGACCGCGGCCATGCGCGCGCACGCGGCGACGCTGCTGGAGACGATGGGCCTCGCCGCATGGGCAGACCACCCGTCGGTCAACCTCTCCGGCGGGCAGAAGCAGCGGGTGGCGATCGCGCGCGCGCTGGCGATGGACCCGACGCTCATCCTCGCCGACGAGCCCACCGGCAACCTCGACAGCCGTGCGGCCGACAACGTCTTCGCACTGATGCGCACGGTCAACCAGGAGCGCCGGACCACATTCCTCATCGTCACACACAATGAGGCGCTGGCCGCGCGCTGTGACCGCATCGTGGAAGTGGTCGACGGACGACTCACGGCAGCGGTCGCATGA
- a CDS encoding efflux RND transporter periplasmic adaptor subunit, translated as MAASHRSRWLWAAGAVGASVLAVVLVRPWLLGPVVVPSPVVRVALVRTLVASGHVATLFRSEIGTLASGVVVRVPVREGQTVRAGDTLIVLDATETRALALQADGQVRQAEAQVRQLRELTLPAAQQALAQARASLLNVEQEVGRNLAAEGFDTQSSMDAARKNLALARADVRAAELTVFTNQRGGGNFTVVATQLAQARASLEAARTRVGYRVILAPRAGVLIARNIEVGDVAQVGVALMALSPSGAMSIEVQVDEKNLAQVAVGQAALVSADAYPAERFAATVSFINPGVDLLRASVKVQLAVTTPPAYLRQDMTVSVDIETARHPGVLVAAAADIHDGGTTAPWVLVVRDGRARRQAVATGMITGGRAEILGGLVAGDVLVPATAVAVSDGDRLRLATPATSAATP; from the coding sequence GTGGCAGCGTCACACCGGTCGCGGTGGCTCTGGGCGGCAGGTGCGGTCGGCGCGAGCGTGCTGGCTGTGGTGCTGGTGCGCCCGTGGCTGCTCGGTCCCGTGGTGGTGCCGTCCCCGGTGGTGCGGGTGGCGCTGGTGCGCACGCTCGTCGCCAGTGGTCACGTGGCCACGCTCTTCCGCTCCGAGATCGGCACACTCGCCAGCGGCGTGGTGGTGCGCGTGCCCGTGCGCGAGGGGCAGACCGTACGCGCCGGCGACACGCTCATCGTGCTCGATGCGACCGAGACCCGCGCATTGGCACTGCAGGCGGATGGCCAGGTGCGGCAGGCGGAGGCGCAGGTCCGGCAGTTGCGTGAGCTGACGCTCCCGGCGGCGCAGCAGGCGCTCGCGCAGGCGCGCGCCTCGCTCTTGAACGTCGAGCAGGAGGTCGGCCGGAACCTCGCGGCCGAGGGGTTCGACACACAGTCCTCGATGGACGCGGCGCGCAAGAACCTCGCACTCGCCCGGGCCGACGTGCGGGCGGCCGAACTCACGGTGTTCACGAACCAGCGCGGGGGCGGGAACTTCACCGTCGTCGCGACGCAGCTCGCGCAGGCGCGCGCGAGCCTGGAGGCCGCACGCACCCGGGTCGGCTACCGGGTCATCCTCGCACCGCGCGCCGGCGTGCTCATCGCGCGGAACATCGAGGTCGGCGACGTGGCGCAGGTCGGGGTGGCCCTGATGGCCTTGTCACCCTCCGGCGCGATGAGCATCGAGGTGCAGGTCGACGAGAAGAACCTGGCACAGGTGGCAGTGGGCCAGGCGGCCTTGGTGTCGGCCGACGCCTATCCGGCGGAGCGATTCGCGGCCACCGTCTCCTTCATCAACCCGGGGGTCGACCTGCTGCGTGCCTCGGTGAAGGTCCAACTCGCCGTCACGACACCACCAGCGTACCTGCGGCAGGACATGACGGTTTCGGTGGACATCGAGACCGCGCGCCATCCCGGTGTGCTGGTGGCAGCGGCCGCCGACATCCACGACGGCGGCACCACGGCGCCGTGGGTGCTGGTGGTGCGCGACGGCCGTGCGCGGCGCCAGGCCGTCGCCACCGGCATGATCACCGGTGGCCGCGCCGAGATCCTGGGCGGCCTGGTGGCCGGGGACGTGCTGGTGCCGGCCACCGCGGTGGCCGTGAGTGACGGCGACCGTCTGCGCCTCGCCACGCCGGCGACGAGCGCCGCGACGCCATGA
- a CDS encoding ABC transporter permease: protein MPFEAVTAIRFLREGRMQTLAIVSGVAIGVGVIVFMSAMLTSLQGNFVTRVLMSQAHIEILPPEEEARPLRQATAGVLLASMIQRPTQRLRSIDQWQGITALLRRRADIAVVAPTVSAAALAVRGDASRSISLTGIEAAEYFRIVKIPAYVIHGVPDLTASDILIGSELARQLGVSVGDKLNVVAASALTRTLTVSGIFDLGNKGANERSTFVALRTAQSLANLDGGVTAIEISVHDLYAAEAIAAAVTAGTGVKAESWITTNAQMFSTLSAQEMSFTTIRGFVALSVAFGVASVLIVSVIQRSQDIGILRAMGATQHQMLRVFLLQGGVLGGAGAVVGSVLGVGALAFFHAQVRLGDGSELFPLAVTPGLFGWSIALAVVTGVLAAALPAISAARLDPVDAIRA, encoded by the coding sequence GTGCCCTTCGAGGCTGTCACCGCGATCCGGTTCCTGCGCGAGGGACGCATGCAGACGCTCGCCATCGTCAGCGGCGTCGCCATCGGGGTGGGCGTGATCGTGTTCATGTCCGCCATGCTCACGTCGCTGCAGGGCAACTTCGTCACCCGCGTGCTGATGTCGCAGGCGCACATCGAGATCCTCCCGCCCGAGGAGGAGGCGCGCCCGCTGCGGCAGGCAACCGCCGGCGTGCTCCTCGCCAGCATGATCCAGCGTCCCACGCAGCGCCTCCGCTCGATCGACCAGTGGCAGGGCATCACCGCCCTGCTCCGTCGCCGCGCCGACATCGCCGTCGTCGCGCCGACCGTCTCGGCCGCCGCCCTCGCCGTGCGCGGCGATGCCAGTCGCTCCATCTCGCTCACCGGCATCGAGGCGGCGGAGTACTTCCGGATCGTGAAGATCCCGGCGTACGTGATCCACGGCGTCCCGGACCTCACCGCCAGCGACATCCTCATCGGCAGTGAGCTGGCGCGCCAGCTGGGCGTCTCCGTCGGCGACAAGCTGAACGTGGTGGCCGCCAGTGCGCTCACGCGCACGCTCACCGTCAGCGGCATCTTCGACCTCGGCAACAAGGGGGCGAACGAGCGCTCGACCTTCGTGGCGCTGCGCACCGCACAATCGCTGGCCAACCTCGACGGGGGCGTGACCGCGATCGAGATCAGCGTCCACGACCTCTACGCGGCCGAGGCGATCGCGGCGGCGGTGACGGCCGGCACAGGGGTGAAGGCGGAGAGCTGGATCACGACCAACGCGCAGATGTTCAGCACGCTCAGTGCGCAGGAGATGTCGTTCACCACCATTCGCGGCTTCGTGGCGCTGTCGGTGGCCTTCGGCGTGGCGAGCGTGCTGATCGTGTCGGTGATCCAGCGCTCGCAGGACATCGGGATCCTGCGGGCGATGGGGGCCACGCAGCACCAGATGCTGCGGGTCTTCCTGCTGCAGGGTGGCGTGCTGGGCGGTGCCGGGGCGGTCGTCGGCTCGGTGCTGGGCGTCGGTGCGCTGGCGTTCTTCCACGCGCAGGTGCGGCTCGGTGATGGCAGCGAGCTGTTCCCGCTCGCGGTGACGCCCGGACTCTTCGGGTGGTCGATCGCACTGGCGGTGGTGACGGGGGTCCTGGCTGCGGCGCTGCCGGCCATCTCCGCGGCGCGGCTCGATCCGGTGGATGCCATCCGTGCCTGA
- a CDS encoding sel1 repeat family protein, translating to MGNRSFLYLGTRDQIEGGDGQPFADANNNFPTLWRLLLADGEPTAPNTDQRVFGDAGTRNLGSRASLGIARLRHLAEGIRNHPLHGSQPYLDLHFEALLTHCEAQIAALAPPTPDEAWFSANLDELSWLDGDQPDDFISRERDACNALAAGVAAALEAQDFPTLDHLLEIDSFGAGFGDWPSWAWNFGFGGIDHPYFAMRDEPRTIPFADFQDDDDDDDGERDSYLGGGLERVRENGLTGVVKTAEVVGFRMKETRRTVLIPPEWDAIDTAGHNKQPLFWVRRGGRAGLLRADASGTVLLHDCELDDAWSFERAGARQVAVVKLGETLGLLADDGSWIARPDAVSPPLTEVWQFTGTHAIAASGDRQGVIGADGAWTVLPTFDSIDELQESGVAIARDGDRAQLVDVRRGEVVSSPQADLQWLVWPGVFEGRQDDAGSTGWWRADGTVLIAAQWDGIELLQEKPWLVRVERNGLSGVRDRDDRECIPPTWTSLAPRTEPSSPPIPGHLDEVIAGRDGRFGLLDGRGRELIPPQYDAVESFPGTTDSESSAQAFGGTLLVQRGTPAGRRCGAWSLALQREIIPCEYDHLYAITLHRSGTEAVPGYLAVMHAPGDRRGDTEPLRVGLLRADGSVLHDPRYAWIAERHHVTEYMDAMLVARAISTAWSKGTPVQAALSTEDFYVWLHRDGRVDSDLDMRTAQFRAGDFTAAYAIACQYRDGDGVPQDAALSRRWMLLAAGQPESVFEAPAPGLFRRLLGARPPSPVLPSDPDPRGDVAAMVELARDLSSNSQDETDHAAARAWMELAITRGTGRERGRADAHMLLGFLLLEGIGGPIDEARARQLSLQAVKLGNTTASYNLGLIHEFGRGTAVDLAAAAKHYTAAAKGGDLSAEYNIARVLLAGGDAGATKQAVYHLQRATGCDAPDIVAAANGELGRLYWHGTGVKQDRARGERLLRQAAADGDAQAAAFLATDVDGATGGH from the coding sequence ATGGGCAATCGCTCCTTTCTCTACCTCGGCACCCGCGACCAGATCGAAGGCGGTGACGGCCAGCCGTTCGCCGATGCCAATAACAACTTCCCGACACTCTGGCGCCTGCTGCTGGCCGACGGTGAGCCCACGGCCCCGAACACGGACCAGCGCGTCTTCGGGGATGCAGGCACCAGGAACCTCGGCAGCCGCGCGTCACTGGGCATCGCCCGGCTCCGGCACCTCGCCGAGGGCATCCGCAACCACCCGCTGCACGGCTCGCAGCCGTATCTCGACCTCCACTTCGAGGCGCTGCTGACACACTGCGAAGCGCAGATCGCCGCCCTCGCCCCGCCGACCCCCGACGAGGCCTGGTTCTCGGCCAACCTCGACGAGTTGAGCTGGCTGGACGGCGACCAGCCCGACGACTTCATCAGCAGGGAGCGGGACGCCTGCAACGCCCTGGCCGCCGGCGTGGCCGCGGCGCTCGAGGCGCAGGACTTCCCGACGCTCGATCACCTGCTCGAGATCGACAGCTTCGGCGCTGGCTTCGGCGACTGGCCGAGCTGGGCCTGGAACTTCGGCTTCGGGGGCATCGACCATCCGTACTTCGCCATGCGGGACGAGCCCCGGACGATTCCCTTCGCGGACTTCCAGGACGATGATGACGACGACGACGGCGAGCGCGACTCGTATCTTGGCGGCGGGCTGGAACGGGTTCGCGAGAACGGGCTGACGGGTGTGGTGAAGACCGCCGAGGTGGTGGGCTTTCGCATGAAGGAAACGCGGCGCACCGTGCTCATCCCGCCGGAATGGGACGCGATCGACACTGCGGGCCACAACAAGCAGCCGCTGTTCTGGGTCCGTCGTGGCGGACGCGCAGGGCTGCTGCGCGCCGATGCGTCGGGCACGGTCCTGCTGCACGACTGCGAGCTCGACGACGCGTGGAGCTTCGAGCGTGCCGGCGCGCGGCAGGTGGCCGTCGTGAAGCTCGGCGAGACCCTCGGGCTGCTCGCGGATGACGGGTCGTGGATCGCCCGACCCGACGCGGTCTCGCCGCCGCTCACGGAGGTGTGGCAGTTCACCGGCACGCATGCGATCGCCGCGTCCGGCGACCGGCAGGGTGTGATCGGCGCCGACGGCGCGTGGACCGTGCTGCCGACCTTCGACTCGATCGACGAACTGCAGGAGAGTGGCGTCGCGATCGCGCGTGACGGCGACCGTGCGCAACTGGTGGACGTGCGCCGCGGCGAGGTCGTGTCGTCACCGCAGGCCGACCTCCAGTGGTTGGTCTGGCCCGGGGTGTTCGAGGGTCGACAGGATGACGCGGGCAGCACCGGCTGGTGGCGCGCCGACGGGACGGTGCTCATTGCGGCACAGTGGGACGGCATCGAACTGCTGCAGGAGAAACCGTGGCTGGTGCGCGTGGAGCGCAACGGGCTGTCGGGTGTGCGTGACCGTGACGATCGCGAGTGCATCCCACCGACGTGGACGTCACTCGCGCCCCGCACCGAGCCATCGTCGCCCCCGATTCCCGGCCATCTGGACGAGGTCATCGCCGGCCGGGACGGAAGGTTCGGACTGCTGGATGGTCGCGGGCGCGAACTGATCCCGCCGCAGTACGATGCGGTGGAGAGCTTCCCGGGCACGACGGACAGCGAGTCCAGCGCGCAGGCCTTCGGTGGTACCCTGCTCGTGCAGCGCGGCACGCCGGCGGGCCGGCGTTGCGGCGCGTGGAGCCTGGCGCTGCAGCGGGAGATCATCCCCTGCGAGTACGACCACCTCTACGCCATCACCCTCCACCGCTCCGGCACGGAGGCGGTGCCCGGGTATCTCGCCGTGATGCACGCACCGGGCGACCGCCGCGGTGACACCGAGCCACTCCGCGTGGGACTGCTGCGCGCCGACGGGAGCGTCCTGCACGACCCGCGGTACGCCTGGATCGCCGAGCGCCATCATGTCACCGAGTACATGGACGCGATGCTCGTGGCGCGTGCGATCTCGACAGCATGGTCGAAGGGAACGCCGGTGCAGGCGGCGCTGTCCACCGAGGACTTCTACGTGTGGCTGCACCGCGACGGGCGTGTCGACAGTGACCTCGACATGCGCACCGCGCAATTCCGCGCGGGCGACTTCACCGCCGCGTACGCCATCGCCTGCCAGTACCGGGACGGCGACGGTGTTCCGCAGGATGCCGCGCTGTCACGGCGGTGGATGCTGCTGGCGGCAGGCCAGCCGGAGTCGGTGTTCGAGGCGCCGGCGCCGGGACTCTTCCGTCGCCTGCTCGGCGCGAGGCCGCCGTCACCCGTTCTGCCCTCCGATCCGGATCCGCGGGGCGACGTGGCGGCGATGGTGGAGCTCGCGCGTGACCTGTCGTCCAATTCGCAGGACGAGACCGATCATGCCGCGGCGCGTGCGTGGATGGAACTCGCGATCACCCGGGGAACGGGTCGTGAGCGCGGCCGCGCCGATGCGCACATGCTGCTGGGATTCCTGCTGCTCGAGGGCATCGGCGGCCCGATCGACGAGGCGCGCGCGCGGCAACTCAGCCTGCAGGCCGTGAAGCTCGGGAACACGACCGCCAGCTACAACCTCGGCCTCATCCATGAATTCGGTCGCGGCACGGCGGTGGACCTGGCGGCAGCGGCCAAGCACTACACCGCCGCCGCGAAGGGCGGCGACCTGAGCGCGGAGTACAACATCGCGCGGGTGCTGCTCGCCGGCGGTGATGCCGGTGCCACGAAGCAGGCGGTGTATCACCTGCAGCGCGCCACCGGGTGCGATGCACCGGACATCGTCGCGGCGGCGAACGGCGAGCTCGGTCGCCTGTACTGGCATGGGACGGGAGTGAAGCAGGACCGGGCGCGGGGGGAACGACTGCTGCGCCAGGCGGCGGCCGACGGCGACGCGCAGGCGGCTGCTTTCCTCGCCACGGATGTGGACGGCGCGACCGGAGGCCACTGA
- a CDS encoding DUF1269 domain-containing protein gives MDAPSVAAHAPLKQLDTGVIEAVVAVYDSHEAAEKAVRDVQKAGFDMRKLSIVAKDYQTEEEVVGYYSTGGRMKAWGKSGAFWGGLWGMLFGSAFFVIPGVGPLLVAGPLLTWIIATLEGAVLLGSASVIGAALVSIGIPKDSIIEYEAHLTAGRFVVIAHGTAHELGAIRDTLGPRSQQYRPELTVAA, from the coding sequence ATGGACGCACCATCCGTCGCGGCGCACGCTCCGCTGAAGCAGCTGGACACCGGGGTGATCGAGGCCGTCGTCGCCGTCTACGACTCACATGAGGCCGCCGAGAAGGCGGTGCGTGACGTGCAGAAGGCCGGATTCGACATGCGGAAGCTCTCCATCGTCGCGAAGGACTACCAGACGGAGGAGGAGGTGGTGGGGTACTATTCCACCGGCGGCCGGATGAAGGCATGGGGCAAGTCCGGGGCATTCTGGGGCGGACTCTGGGGCATGCTGTTCGGTTCCGCCTTCTTCGTCATTCCCGGCGTCGGACCACTGCTGGTGGCGGGCCCGCTGCTCACGTGGATCATCGCCACGCTCGAGGGCGCCGTCCTGCTCGGCAGCGCGAGCGTGATCGGCGCAGCACTGGTGAGCATCGGCATCCCGAAGGACAGCATCATCGAGTACGAGGCACACCTCACCGCGGGCCGCTTCGTCGTGATCGCACACGGCACGGCGCACGAACTGGGGGCGATCCGCGACACACTCGGTCCGCGCAGCCAGCAGTACCGGCCGGAACTGACGGTCGCGGCGTAG